Sequence from the Flexibacter flexilis DSM 6793 genome:
CCCGTTCGGCGGTGTGGAGGATTTGCGCAAAAAAATCATTCGCACGCCATTAGACCCAGACATTACTTTTTCGGACGACCCTTTGCGCATGATGCGTGCCATTCGCTTTGCCACGCAATTGGGTTTTGACATAGAAGCCGAAACTTTTTCGGCGTTGGCACGTAACAAAGAACGGCTGGAGATTGTGTCCAAAGAACGCATCACCGATGAGCTGAACAAAATTATTTTGGCCAAAAAACCTTCTTACGGATTTAAACTTTTGTTGCACAGTGAGTTACTACAACTTATTTTCCCTGAAATGGTCGAGCTACTTGGCGCGGCCAACTTGGAAGGCAAAACGCACAAAGACAATTTTTATCATACGTTGGAAGTGTTGGAAAACGTGGCGGCGGTTTCGGATGATTTGTGGTTGCGTTGGGCGGCTATTCTGCACGACATCGCCAAGCCTGCGACCAAGCGTTTTGACCAAAAATTAGGTTGGACGTTTCACGGCCACGAAGACAAAGGTGCGCGTATGACACCCGCCATTTTTGCGCGTATGCGCTTGCCCATGAACGAGAAAATGAAGTTTGTGCAAAAGCTCGTAAGGTTGCATTTGCGGCCAATAGCGTTGGTAAAAGATACCGTAACCGACTCAGCCATAAGACGTTTGATAGTGGAAGCAGGCGAAGCCTTAGACGGATTAATGATTTTGTGCCGTGCGGACATTACGACCAAAAACCCGAACAAAGCCAAACGTTATTTGGAAAATTTCGATAAAGTGGAACGCCGCATGAACGAAGTAGAAGAGTTTGATAAGCTCCGAAACTTTAGACCTGCCGTTTCGGGCGAAGAAATCATGACTACTTTTGGCCTTACGCCAAGCCCGATGGTTGGCGTGATTAAAGAAAGTATCAAAGAAGCCATTTTGGAAGGCGTAATCCCCAACGAACACGCCGAAGTTTTTGCTTTTATGCTCGAAGTGGGCGCGAAAAACGGCTTAAAACCTATTCACTAAGATTGTTAATTAAACAAAAAACACACCAAACAAGGCAGTGAAACAGAGTGGTTTACCCTCGTTTGGTGTGTGAAACATTTAAATTAACCTAATTATCTGAATGAAGTTTTACCTTTAGAAAATATATTGAAATTACTGTGCATGAGTTCTTTGTGTCGTTTGATAACGTGGTGGCAATGCTGCTGCCCTTTAGCACGGCTTGTCAATGAAAGCAGTGCCAAAGGCAGAAGTCACGTCATTAGAAAAAGTGTGTGTTACTTGTATTATTTATTGGAAAAGAGTGGTTCATATTACATAAATTTAAAAGAGTGAATTTTGCTTGTAGCAAATAATTACACTTGTGTAAAAGTGGTTGTTAGTAATTGGCTCATTAGCCAACATATTCACTAACGTTATAAAAATAGATGATACTAAGAGCGTCGAATAATGGTGAGATTACCCTCGTAAGTGTCTTACTGAATAATCATTTTGATACAAGACGTTTCTCAGAGCAAAAAAGGGTGACAAGCACATCAAAAAAAAATAAAATATTTTACAACATATTGATAATCAGTGTATTATTTTTCATCTTTTTTCATCAATAAAATCATCCATATTTTCTCGTCCCTCCTTTTACACAAAACAACAAACCACACATCTACAATATATAACAGCACCACAAACAACGCGATTATACACTCCCCCCCCTATCCACGAAAGTATAACGAAGCTTTTGCCCAAAAAGCCGCTACCATTTGTCCAATCTTTTGGCCATACACACTACCTTTTATCCGATAGAAATATTTTTCGGATAGTAGCTTGCATTGCATAGTTCCTTGCTGTATCTTTGTAACATCAAATTTTAACACGGACATGATATGAACTTAGATAACACCATAGTGCAAATGCGAAAAGGTATTCTCGAATACTGCGTTTTGCACATCATTTCGCGAGGCGAAGTCTATGCCTCCGATATGCTCGAAGAACTCACGGCGGCACGTATGATGGTGGTGGAAGGAACGCTTTATCCGTTGCTCACGCGCCTGAAAAATGCGGGTTTGGTGGAGTACAAATGGGTAGAGTCGGTGTCGGGGCCGCCACGCAAATACTATACACTCACCGAAACGGGAAGAACTTTCCTTGATGGGCTGGATACGACTTGGCAGGAACTGACTTCTTCGACCAACGCCATTACGCGCCGCGACGAAAGAATTTCGGATATGCCGCCCACTTTCGGGCAAAATCCTGACACATTTTAATTCTTGTATTCTTCCTTAACAAACTTACAGTACACAGATAATCAACGGATTAAAGCCATGAAAAAGACAATAAGTATCACGATAAGCGGTATCATCTTCCACATAGAAGAAGACGGTTACGATAAGCTGAAACATTATCTTGATTCCATACATAAATATTTTGCAGGCTACGACGAC
This genomic interval carries:
- a CDS encoding CCA tRNA nucleotidyltransferase — encoded protein: MSIYKTALDEHIIFKQIAECADRLGVQAFVIGGFVRDLILGRPCKDIDIVCLGSGIALAEALAEALPDRPNVTVFKNFGTAMLRSGEWEVEFVGARRESYRSDSRKPIVENGTLEDDQNRRDFTINALAIGLNAKNYGQLLDPFGGVEDLRKKIIRTPLDPDITFSDDPLRMMRAIRFATQLGFDIEAETFSALARNKERLEIVSKERITDELNKIILAKKPSYGFKLLLHSELLQLIFPEMVELLGAANLEGKTHKDNFYHTLEVLENVAAVSDDLWLRWAAILHDIAKPATKRFDQKLGWTFHGHEDKGARMTPAIFARMRLPMNEKMKFVQKLVRLHLRPIALVKDTVTDSAIRRLIVEAGEALDGLMILCRADITTKNPNKAKRYLENFDKVERRMNEVEEFDKLRNFRPAVSGEEIMTTFGLTPSPMVGVIKESIKEAILEGVIPNEHAEVFAFMLEVGAKNGLKPIH
- a CDS encoding PadR family transcriptional regulator; the protein is MNLDNTIVQMRKGILEYCVLHIISRGEVYASDMLEELTAARMMVVEGTLYPLLTRLKNAGLVEYKWVESVSGPPRKYYTLTETGRTFLDGLDTTWQELTSSTNAITRRDERISDMPPTFGQNPDTF